One part of the Microbulbifer sp. THAF38 genome encodes these proteins:
- a CDS encoding GNAT family N-acetyltransferase — translation MIGHYLRALHTNPQVIQLCFDAPDETALKSKFESRLAPWDANSTTWLCMTIIDKLSGQKMGVTGLQLENGIAEVGYLLLPEFHGKSYGTESLTGLMEWAYLEHGIAQYKAVVTEGNIASERVLGKCGFHLDMIIPEAHMIGGKTYADHIYFRKTKT, via the coding sequence GTGATTGGTCACTATTTGAGAGCTTTGCATACTAACCCTCAAGTAATCCAGTTATGTTTCGATGCCCCAGATGAAACAGCATTAAAGTCTAAGTTTGAATCAAGACTTGCCCCCTGGGATGCGAACTCTACTACTTGGTTGTGCATGACTATTATAGATAAACTCTCCGGCCAGAAAATGGGGGTTACTGGGCTTCAATTAGAGAACGGCATAGCCGAAGTTGGCTATTTATTGTTACCAGAGTTCCATGGAAAAAGTTATGGTACCGAATCGCTTACCGGCTTAATGGAATGGGCCTATTTAGAGCATGGTATTGCGCAATATAAGGCAGTAGTAACAGAAGGTAACATTGCTTCAGAGCGGGTGCTCGGGAAGTGCGGCTTTCATCTTGATATGATCATCCCAGAAGCCCACATGATTGGCGGAAAGACTTATGCCGATCATATTTATTTTCGAAAAACAAAGACTTAG